TCAAACCAGTCTGCCCTGTTCCATCGCAGCCGCGATGAAGGAAGAGAATAGTGGGTGTGGCTCAAACGGACGCGACTTCAGTTCCGGATGGTACTGAACGCCGATGAACCAAGGATGGTCAGCATACTCAACCGTTTCCGGCAGAACGCCGTCGGGTGACATGCCCGAGAATACCAAGCCGCTTGCTTCAAGACGGTCCTTATAATCAACGTTCACTTCATAGCGGTGACGATGACGTTCAGAAATCTCGGTCGAACCGTAAATCTCGGCGATACGTGTTCCAGCCTTGAGTGTGGAATCATATGCACCAAGGCGCATCGTGCCGCCCAGATCACCCGACTTCGTGCGCTTTTCGAGCATATTGCCCTTGAGCCACTCGGTCATCAGACCAACAACAGGTTCCTTGGTCGGGCCAAACTCGGTCGAAGAAGCATTTTCGATACCGGCGAGATTACGCGCGGCTTCGAGACATGCCATCTGCATACCAAAGCAGATGCCGAAATATGGAACCTTGTGTTCGCGTGCGAACTTGGCCGCAAGGATCTTGCCTTCCGCACCACGCTCACCAAAGCCGCCTGGCACCAGAATGCCGTGGACTTTTTCGAGATATGGCGACGGGTCTTCGCTTTCAAAGACTTCAGCTTCGATCCAGTCGAGATTGACCTTGACCTTGTTGGCAATGCCACCGTGCTGCAGCGCTTCGATCAGCGACTTATAAGCATCCTTCAGCTCGGTATATTTACCGACAACGGCAATGGTAACTTCGCCTTCAGGGTTGTGCAGAAGATGGGAAATACCTTCCCAGCGTTCCATACGTGGCTTCGGTGCCGGTTCGATACCAAATGCTGCAAGCACTTCGTTGTCGAGACCTTCCTTATGATAGGCAATCGGCACATCATAAATGGTCGAGACGTCGAGCGCCTGAATAACCGCACTTTCACGCACATTACAGAACAGCGACAGCTTGCGGCGTTCGGAAGCCGGAATCTCGCGATCCGCACGAACCAGAAGAATATCCGGAGCAATACCGATCGAACGCAGTTCCTTGACCGAATGCTGTGTCGGCTTGGTCTTGAGTTCACCTGCCGCTGGAATATACGGCATCAATGTCAGATGGATATAGACTGCGCTGTTGCGTGGCAGTTCGTTGCCGAGCTGACGAATAGCTTCGAGGAACGGCATGGCTTCGATATCGCCAACCGTACCGCCGATTTCGCACAGCACGAAATCATAATCGTCATTGCCTTCAAGAATGAAGTTCTTGATTTCATCCGTGACGTGAGGAATGACCTGAACCGTCGCACCGAGATAATCGCCGCGGCGTTCTTTTTCGATGATGTTGCGGTAAATGCGACCGGTGGTGATGTTATCCCGCTGATTTGCTGGACGACCGGTGAACCGCTCGTAATGGCCCAGATCAAGGTCTGTTTCGGCACCATCGTCAGTGACGAACACCTCACCGTGCTGGTAAGGAGACATCGTGCCGGGGTCGACGTTCAGATAAGGGTCGAGTTTACGGATACGCACGCGGTAACCGCGTGCCTGAAGGAGTGCAGCCAATGCTGCTGCGGCAATGCCTTTTCCAAGGGAAGAAACCACGCCGCCTGTGATGAATACATATCGCGCCATGGGCTTATGTCGTTAGACCCTTCTTGCTGATTCCGCCACTAAAAAAAGTGTGACCAGCGTTTTTTCCATCAAAATCACACCCGTTCAGCCTCCCATATGGGATAACCGGATGCTTCCACCAAGTTCAGTCCTGCTCGCAGCATGTAGCGTTGTTTGTTACACGCGCACGAAAAAAGGCCGGGAAAATCCCGGCCCTTCGGGTATTTCTACAAAAAATTAGAGAACGACGACTTTTGCGCCCATGCCGACGCGATCATAGAGATCCAGAATGTCGTCATTGGTCATACGGAAGCAACCGTTCGAAGCCGGGCTGCCGATTGTCCATGGCTGAGTGGTACCGTGAATACGGATATACGTATCCTTGTTGCCCTGGAACAGATACATGGCGCGCGAACCAAGTGGATTGCCTGGACCGCCATCCATGCCGTTCTTGTAGCGACCATACTGAGCCGGATTGCGTTCAATCATTTCCTTGGTCGGAATCCAGCGTGGCCATTCGCGCTTTGCGCTGACAGTTGCTGTTCCCTTGAACTCAAGACCGACTTTACCGACCGCAATGCCGTAACGGCGCGCAGTGGTCGAGCTTTCGACGAGATAAAGGAAATACTTCGCAGGATCGATGACGATCGTGCCAGCTTCGTAACCGGTAAAGGATACGGTCTGCGCCTGATAGCGTGGGTCGATATTGTAGCGGTTGAGGGCAACCTTCTTCGCAGCACCTGCGTTCGAAGCGCTCTTCTTTTTCTTCTTTGCAGGCTTTTCCTTGGCATCGTTTGCCATAGCGACCTGCTGAACACCCGTTGCCGCAGCCGTAAGTTCGGCTTCAGCACCAGCTGCAAAACTTGGGCCCGTAAGTCCAATGCAAAGGCTTGCAATGCCAGCCATCAAAATAAAACGTGAAGACATGATCTGTTCCCGAAAACCCAAGCAGTGCGGAAAACACCTGTCGCAGTATCGCGTTCAGGCTTTCGCTCTCCATACTGCAAAGGGCAGCACTACTCAATTATCCA
The Ochrobactrum sp. BTU1 DNA segment above includes these coding regions:
- a CDS encoding CTP synthase yields the protein MARYVFITGGVVSSLGKGIAAAALAALLQARGYRVRIRKLDPYLNVDPGTMSPYQHGEVFVTDDGAETDLDLGHYERFTGRPANQRDNITTGRIYRNIIEKERRGDYLGATVQVIPHVTDEIKNFILEGNDDYDFVLCEIGGTVGDIEAMPFLEAIRQLGNELPRNSAVYIHLTLMPYIPAAGELKTKPTQHSVKELRSIGIAPDILLVRADREIPASERRKLSLFCNVRESAVIQALDVSTIYDVPIAYHKEGLDNEVLAAFGIEPAPKPRMERWEGISHLLHNPEGEVTIAVVGKYTELKDAYKSLIEALQHGGIANKVKVNLDWIEAEVFESEDPSPYLEKVHGILVPGGFGERGAEGKILAAKFAREHKVPYFGICFGMQMACLEAARNLAGIENASSTEFGPTKEPVVGLMTEWLKGNMLEKRTKSGDLGGTMRLGAYDSTLKAGTRIAEIYGSTEISERHRHRYEVNVDYKDRLEASGLVFSGMSPDGVLPETVEYADHPWFIGVQYHPELKSRPFEPHPLFSSFIAAAMEQGRLV
- a CDS encoding L,D-transpeptidase, which encodes MSSRFILMAGIASLCIGLTGPSFAAGAEAELTAAATGVQQVAMANDAKEKPAKKKKKSASNAGAAKKVALNRYNIDPRYQAQTVSFTGYEAGTIVIDPAKYFLYLVESSTTARRYGIAVGKVGLEFKGTATVSAKREWPRWIPTKEMIERNPAQYGRYKNGMDGGPGNPLGSRAMYLFQGNKDTYIRIHGTTQPWTIGSPASNGCFRMTNDDILDLYDRVGMGAKVVVL